The Kordia sp. SMS9 genome window below encodes:
- a CDS encoding TonB-dependent siderophore receptor: protein MRYLSKIKGFVGIVAFIFSQVLFGQEIQVKDIVNDRNISNVNVYNADQSKGGITNARGKIDISQFSDTEKITFRHISYLPVTFTKQQILQNKNIVYLVKQTAELSKIVISVSKWQQNKKEIPKKIVSINSKEIAYTTPQTAADLLERSGKIFVQKSQLGGGSPMIRGFSTNRLLLSVDGVRMNNAIFRGGNVQNVISIDPFNVNNTEVILGPGSVIYGSDAIGGVMNFYTKTPKLSWNEETRISGNANTRYATANNEKTGHFDINIGLKKWAFLTSVTYSDFEDLRMGRNGNDAYLRPEYVTNINGQDVVINNSNPINQRFTGYNQMNLAQRIKLISDDIWEFDLGLHYSTTSDFPRYDRLIEYRDDTLRYGDWYYGPQRWFMANFQTQKKGNNTYYDNVKFTNAYQRFEESRNRRNFQDIILGVTKEKVDAISSSLDFEKRFNPKLKTFYGFEYVYNKVHSDGFNQNITTGEIVDAASRYPDGATWQSMATYASLEYKPNPKFTLQSGLRYNHILINADFDTTFFPFPFTEANTNTGAFTGSVGFSWLPNKWQITANIGTAFRAPNIDDIGKVFDSEPGSVIVPNPNLTPEHAYSAEFGIQKKIGSSFDLNFTAFYTLLDDALIRKDFNLNGETEIMYNGELSNVQAIQNASKVFTYGFEFGFAAKFDKWTKVSADLTIPRGEEEQADGTRVPLRHVSPIFGNVHFIYKGDRLKFDIFTNFNGSITNNNLAPSERNKAYLYATDENGNPFSPSWVTFNAKSNFEVNEKINITASLENITDQRYRVYSSGISAPGRNLILSLNYNF, encoded by the coding sequence ATGAGGTATTTAAGTAAAATAAAAGGTTTTGTCGGTATCGTCGCTTTTATTTTTTCGCAAGTTCTTTTTGGTCAAGAAATTCAAGTAAAAGACATTGTCAACGATAGAAACATCTCTAACGTGAACGTATACAATGCTGATCAATCAAAAGGAGGCATTACTAATGCTCGCGGTAAGATTGATATTAGTCAGTTTTCAGATACTGAGAAAATCACTTTTCGTCATATTTCCTACTTGCCAGTTACCTTCACAAAGCAACAAATTCTCCAAAATAAAAACATTGTTTACTTGGTAAAACAAACGGCTGAGTTATCTAAAATTGTGATTTCAGTTTCCAAATGGCAACAAAATAAAAAGGAAATCCCTAAAAAAATTGTCAGCATCAATAGCAAAGAAATTGCGTATACAACACCGCAAACGGCAGCAGATTTACTAGAACGCAGCGGAAAAATATTTGTACAAAAAAGTCAGCTTGGTGGCGGAAGTCCTATGATTAGAGGATTTTCTACAAACAGACTGCTACTTTCGGTAGATGGTGTGCGTATGAACAATGCTATATTTCGTGGTGGAAATGTGCAGAATGTCATATCTATTGATCCTTTTAATGTAAACAATACCGAAGTCATTTTGGGACCAGGTTCCGTTATTTATGGAAGTGACGCTATTGGTGGTGTGATGAACTTTTACACAAAAACACCCAAACTTTCATGGAATGAAGAAACACGGATTTCAGGAAATGCCAACACGCGTTATGCGACGGCTAACAATGAAAAAACAGGACATTTTGATATCAATATCGGACTCAAAAAATGGGCGTTTTTAACGAGTGTCACTTATAGCGATTTTGAGGACTTGCGCATGGGAAGAAATGGTAATGATGCCTACTTGCGACCAGAATATGTAACCAACATCAACGGACAAGATGTTGTCATTAACAACTCAAACCCAATCAATCAACGATTTACAGGATACAACCAAATGAATTTGGCGCAACGTATAAAATTGATCTCAGATGATATTTGGGAATTTGATTTGGGCTTGCATTACTCAACTACGTCAGACTTTCCTCGATACGATCGTTTGATCGAATATCGCGATGACACCTTGCGTTATGGCGATTGGTATTACGGACCGCAACGATGGTTTATGGCGAATTTTCAAACTCAGAAAAAAGGGAATAATACTTACTACGATAATGTAAAATTTACCAATGCCTATCAACGATTTGAAGAAAGCAGAAACAGGCGTAATTTTCAAGATATCATTTTAGGTGTCACCAAAGAAAAAGTAGATGCAATTTCGTCTAGTTTAGACTTTGAAAAACGCTTCAACCCAAAACTCAAAACATTTTACGGTTTTGAATATGTCTACAATAAAGTACATTCAGATGGATTTAACCAAAACATTACGACAGGAGAAATTGTAGATGCGGCTTCTCGTTATCCCGATGGCGCTACTTGGCAATCTATGGCAACATACGCGAGTTTAGAATACAAACCCAATCCCAAATTTACCTTACAATCTGGGTTGCGTTACAATCATATTCTTATAAACGCAGATTTTGATACTACATTTTTCCCGTTTCCATTCACGGAAGCAAATACCAACACAGGCGCATTTACAGGAAGTGTCGGATTCAGTTGGTTGCCTAATAAATGGCAAATTACCGCAAACATAGGCACGGCTTTTAGAGCACCAAATATTGATGATATTGGAAAAGTGTTTGACTCAGAACCAGGTTCAGTTATTGTGCCAAATCCTAATTTAACTCCAGAGCATGCATACAGTGCAGAATTTGGTATACAGAAAAAAATTGGAAGTAGTTTTGATTTGAATTTTACCGCATTCTATACCTTGCTAGACGATGCTTTAATTCGAAAAGATTTCAATCTCAATGGTGAAACGGAAATCATGTACAATGGTGAATTGAGCAATGTGCAAGCCATTCAAAATGCTTCAAAAGTATTTACATACGGTTTTGAATTTGGCTTTGCAGCAAAATTTGACAAGTGGACAAAAGTTAGCGCTGATCTTACCATTCCAAGAGGAGAAGAAGAACAGGCAGACGGGACTAGAGTTCCATTACGACATGTATCGCCTATTTTTGGAAATGTGCATTTTATCTACAAAGGAGACCGATTAAAATTTGATATCTTTACAAACTTTAACGGTTCCATTACCAACAATAATTTAGCGCCTTCAGAACGGAACAAAGCGTATTTATATGCTACGGATGAAAATGGAAACCCTTTCTCACCTTCATGGGTAACATTCAATGCGAAATCAAATTTTGAAGTCAACGAGAAAATTAATATCACGGCTTCTCTTGAAAATATTACGGATCAACGCTACAGAGTATATTCTTCGGGCATATCTGCGCCTGGTAGAAATTTAATCCTCAGTTTAAATTATAATTTTTAA
- a CDS encoding GEVED domain-containing protein, which produces MKKTYSLLALLLSITYASAQYCVPPSGFTAPDPTAEYISRVELNTMINVTASVPATGYSDFTTSVTPTDLDVGSTYSINITKTWTGGFFAEALSVWIDYNQDGVFAVSERVFNDAPTTFTPVSGNFTIPIAATLGNTRMRVQMKGDGGTILNACESYLFGEVEDYTVNIINSSLPPDIVVEGNAVEIPDGSINVPSTADHTDFGSVFLSGGFITRTFTITNDGTTTNLTLPSDPVSFGVGTSTDFTILSQPLDLILSAGESTTFTIQYEPTVAGAATGEIIIANDDPDIAEQTFSFNIAADGVVPVPSPGNISTNLQLWMKANVGTTVSGTDVTSWTDQSPNGFTAASEGTTDAQLVSNGLNFNPTLRFSGAQYLNLGNPSQLDLQPLTDEMTIITVVQTNSFGTVVSKGDEFDRNYQVWFGVTDQVLHHTLGRNNADSPNTSTRFGTIYGRVEPKITAGVISDTGVSSTRLSPYLNGVLDPAATNEGISNGAIASDVLIGARRASVNTGSGFLFNGDIAEVVIYDRDLSTAEMERVESYLALKYGITLGANEFFWTTGTGTSAFGYTGTSKDYVDSNGTIIWDGSANAGYGYNIFGVIRDDNSQFVQTQSTSVNRGPEDILTMTKESGSFDSNLTYLLVGNNGLGETIQTSTLPVRTAGMLNKIWHAHESTSDIGTVELEFDMSSSGLSNLDDLELYIADTDTFAAYENYQGTNVGGVLTFTGVNLDDGQFFTLGEPTTVTGSNALFFDGVDDFVEDKSPITRSLTSYTVMGWIRNPGQPVTISIQEMLGVSGQYRFYLSGGLLAIQEGVTGGIPRVGSDTNTDWTHFAIIVNTSTSLANFYLNGFRIGGGGIDPIASNTNPFRIGTFNNVNFFTGFVDEIRVFDVALTEDQLREMVHQEIIQNGSNVRGSVIPKDIEDFTSGANLAWSSLVGYYDISSITGNRIQDLTGNTNTLFMKNIGSLVPQTAPMPYVSVADGNWTDDATWEFGTVWDTPSANSINWSIVQIRDNVTASANYSTLGLTVDTGATLTMTGTNPVVTSTSPYAITAGTGFELINTWYTNLDGVIDLNGESQFRQTVRSDLDVTSAGYVEKDQQGTASTYTYNYWSSPVSAINTTANNQDFTLGAVLYDGTTSSAPAAITWTTADDGDTSPLTISSEWIFKYVNGADEDYSAWQFVRNTGNISPGEGYTMKGVSTTLDELEEQNYVFRGKPNNGVITVGPLDDGNLYLVGNPYLSPLDADDFINDNIANDATSGTIFFWEHWGGGTHTLLDYQGGYATYTLSGGTPAMSHPSVSQTGSGTKTPRRFIPVGQGFFVQGDTNPGNGVTTTVEFNNAQRGDPSVFLRENPNSTFSIFLRETGDESVDPGLFENNSEEINLEFDSEALPASIRPDNRQKIRLGYTNSAGFHRQILLAFDRNATDGVDLGYEGESIGVTENDMYWALESEKYVIQAVENLHLDREVPLGLVSRVVGGGTIMIDALENIDESVGIYIKDNYTGATHNLRESDFQVSIALGETNDKYSLVFKPENALSINNAILEEGIIMYTDTKTDELVITNNTNFALKSIDMHTLLGQQISTITEGVDEKTIRIPIDNVASGIYVISIYSEGGKISKKLVIN; this is translated from the coding sequence ATGAAAAAAACCTACTCATTATTAGCGTTATTGCTAAGCATCACTTATGCGAGTGCGCAATATTGTGTTCCACCTTCGGGTTTTACAGCTCCTGATCCCACAGCAGAATATATTAGTAGAGTGGAATTAAATACAATGATTAATGTAACTGCTAGTGTGCCCGCTACTGGTTATAGTGATTTTACAACATCTGTAACACCTACGGATTTGGATGTAGGATCTACCTATTCAATCAATATCACAAAAACATGGACAGGAGGCTTTTTTGCAGAAGCACTTTCTGTATGGATTGATTACAATCAAGATGGAGTATTTGCCGTGAGTGAAAGAGTCTTTAATGATGCGCCTACAACATTTACTCCTGTGTCGGGGAATTTTACAATTCCAATTGCTGCGACATTAGGAAATACAAGAATGCGTGTGCAAATGAAAGGAGATGGAGGTACTATTCTTAATGCATGTGAATCGTATCTTTTTGGAGAAGTAGAGGATTATACAGTTAATATCATAAACTCTTCTTTACCTCCCGATATTGTTGTGGAAGGAAATGCTGTGGAAATACCAGATGGTTCTATCAACGTGCCGTCAACAGCAGATCATACAGATTTTGGGAGTGTCTTCCTTTCAGGAGGTTTCATAACTCGAACGTTTACCATCACCAATGATGGAACGACAACCAATTTAACATTGCCGAGTGATCCTGTTAGTTTTGGTGTGGGAACAAGTACAGATTTCACCATCCTATCACAACCCTTAGATTTAATACTATCAGCAGGAGAATCAACTACATTTACAATACAATATGAACCTACAGTTGCAGGTGCAGCTACTGGAGAAATCATTATTGCGAATGACGATCCTGACATAGCAGAACAAACATTTTCTTTTAATATTGCAGCAGATGGAGTAGTGCCTGTGCCAAGCCCAGGAAATATATCCACCAACTTACAATTGTGGATGAAAGCTAATGTAGGAACGACGGTATCAGGAACCGATGTAACGAGTTGGACAGATCAATCACCAAATGGTTTTACAGCAGCTTCCGAAGGTACTACGGATGCGCAGCTTGTCAGTAATGGACTAAACTTTAATCCAACACTACGATTTTCGGGAGCACAATATCTAAATCTTGGAAATCCATCACAATTAGACTTACAACCACTCACAGATGAAATGACTATTATTACCGTAGTGCAAACTAATAGCTTTGGAACTGTTGTTTCAAAAGGAGATGAATTTGACAGAAACTATCAAGTTTGGTTTGGAGTAACGGATCAAGTATTACATCACACACTTGGAAGAAATAATGCAGATTCACCAAACACATCTACACGTTTTGGAACGATCTATGGTCGTGTTGAACCAAAAATTACAGCAGGTGTCATATCAGATACTGGTGTCAGTTCTACAAGACTATCACCTTATCTAAATGGTGTTTTAGATCCAGCAGCCACCAACGAAGGAATTTCCAATGGTGCAATAGCATCTGATGTTTTGATTGGTGCTAGAAGAGCAAGTGTGAATACAGGATCAGGCTTCTTATTCAATGGAGACATTGCGGAAGTTGTTATCTATGATAGAGATTTGTCTACCGCCGAAATGGAACGAGTAGAATCGTATTTAGCACTAAAATACGGAATCACTTTAGGAGCCAATGAGTTTTTCTGGACTACAGGAACAGGAACGTCAGCATTTGGATATACAGGAACAAGTAAGGACTATGTAGATTCTAACGGAACCATAATTTGGGATGGTAGTGCCAATGCAGGATATGGATACAATATATTTGGAGTTATTAGAGACGATAACTCACAATTTGTACAAACACAATCTACCAGCGTTAACAGAGGGCCAGAAGACATACTAACAATGACAAAAGAATCAGGTTCATTCGATTCAAACCTAACATACTTACTTGTTGGAAATAATGGGCTTGGGGAAACTATTCAAACCTCAACACTTCCTGTACGTACTGCGGGTATGCTCAATAAAATATGGCATGCACATGAAAGTACAAGCGACATTGGAACTGTTGAACTAGAATTTGATATGAGTAGCAGCGGACTATCAAACTTAGACGATTTAGAACTATACATTGCAGATACTGATACCTTTGCAGCGTATGAAAATTATCAAGGAACCAATGTGGGAGGTGTGCTCACCTTTACGGGAGTAAACTTAGACGATGGCCAATTTTTTACGTTAGGAGAACCGACAACAGTTACAGGATCTAACGCGCTATTCTTTGATGGTGTAGATGATTTTGTAGAGGACAAATCTCCAATAACTCGTTCATTAACTAGCTATACTGTCATGGGTTGGATTCGAAACCCTGGACAGCCTGTAACAATATCAATACAAGAAATGTTGGGCGTTAGCGGTCAGTACAGATTTTATTTGAGTGGAGGACTTTTAGCCATTCAAGAAGGTGTAACTGGTGGAATTCCAAGGGTAGGTTCAGATACCAATACCGACTGGACACATTTTGCGATCATAGTAAATACAAGTACATCATTGGCAAACTTCTACTTAAATGGTTTCCGTATTGGTGGTGGTGGAATAGATCCTATTGCCTCAAATACAAACCCTTTCCGAATAGGGACATTTAATAATGTGAACTTTTTCACAGGATTTGTGGACGAAATAAGAGTATTCGATGTTGCCTTAACGGAAGATCAACTCAGAGAAATGGTACATCAAGAAATCATACAAAATGGGAGTAACGTTCGTGGATCTGTAATTCCTAAGGATATTGAAGACTTTACCTCAGGAGCCAATTTAGCTTGGTCTTCCTTGGTAGGATACTATGATATATCATCCATTACTGGAAATCGTATCCAAGACTTAACAGGGAATACGAATACACTTTTCATGAAAAATATTGGAAGTCTTGTGCCGCAAACAGCTCCAATGCCTTATGTAAGTGTGGCAGATGGAAACTGGACAGATGATGCTACTTGGGAATTTGGAACGGTGTGGGATACGCCTTCTGCAAACAGTATCAATTGGTCTATTGTGCAAATCCGAGATAATGTGACGGCAAGCGCAAACTATTCAACTTTAGGATTAACAGTAGATACTGGTGCTACCCTCACGATGACAGGTACAAATCCGGTGGTGACAAGTACATCTCCATATGCAATTACCGCAGGAACAGGATTTGAGCTTATCAATACATGGTATACAAATTTAGATGGAGTGATAGACCTAAACGGAGAAAGTCAATTTAGGCAAACTGTACGAAGTGATTTAGACGTTACAAGTGCTGGTTATGTAGAAAAAGATCAGCAAGGAACGGCAAGCACCTATACATATAATTATTGGTCATCACCAGTAAGTGCTATCAATACGACAGCTAACAATCAAGATTTCACACTAGGAGCTGTATTATATGATGGTACAACGTCAAGTGCACCAGCAGCCATTACATGGACCACAGCAGACGACGGTGACACATCGCCATTAACCATCAGTTCTGAATGGATTTTTAAATATGTAAATGGTGCTGATGAAGATTACAGCGCGTGGCAATTTGTTCGAAACACAGGCAACATATCACCAGGAGAAGGATACACCATGAAAGGAGTTTCAACAACGTTAGACGAATTAGAAGAACAAAACTACGTATTCAGAGGAAAACCAAACAATGGTGTCATCACCGTAGGACCTTTAGATGACGGAAACTTATACTTGGTAGGAAACCCTTACTTATCTCCTTTAGATGCAGACGACTTCATTAACGATAATATTGCAAACGATGCTACCTCAGGAACCATATTTTTCTGGGAACATTGGGGCGGTGGCACACACACCCTTTTAGATTATCAAGGCGGATATGCTACGTACACATTAAGTGGAGGAACGCCAGCAATGTCGCATCCATCAGTAAGTCAAACAGGATCAGGAACCAAAACACCAAGACGCTTCATTCCAGTTGGACAAGGTTTCTTTGTGCAAGGTGATACAAATCCAGGAAATGGTGTTACAACTACTGTTGAATTCAACAATGCGCAACGTGGAGATCCATCTGTATTTCTTAGAGAAAACCCGAATTCTACATTTTCTATCTTTCTAAGAGAAACTGGAGATGAATCCGTTGATCCAGGATTATTTGAAAATAATTCAGAAGAAATAAATTTAGAATTTGATTCAGAAGCTTTACCAGCGAGTATTCGTCCAGACAATCGACAAAAAATTCGTTTAGGATACACGAATTCTGCAGGTTTCCATCGTCAAATACTACTCGCATTTGATAGAAATGCCACAGACGGAGTCGATTTAGGATACGAAGGAGAATCAATTGGAGTTACCGAAAATGATATGTATTGGGCACTTGAAAGTGAAAAATATGTCATTCAAGCAGTAGAAAATTTACATTTAGACAGAGAAGTGCCACTTGGTTTGGTGTCAAGAGTTGTCGGTGGTGGAACCATCATGATAGATGCACTCGAAAATATAGACGAAAGTGTCGGTATCTACATTAAAGATAATTACACAGGAGCTACACACAATCTAAGAGAAAGCGATTTCCAAGTATCAATTGCGCTAGGAGAAACCAATGATAAATATTCCTTGGTATTCAAACCAGAAAATGCATTAAGTATCAACAATGCTATCCTAGAAGAAGGAATCATAATGTATACAGATACAAAAACGGACGAATTAGTAATTACAAATAATACAAACTTTGCGTTAAAAAGTATTGACATGCATACGCTTTTAGGGCAACAAATAAGTACCATAACAGAAGGTGTCGATGAAAAAACCATTCGAATTCCTATTGACAATGTTGCAAGTGGTATATACGTAATAAGTATCTATTCTGAAGGCGGAAAAATTAGCAAAAAACTAGTCATTAACTAA
- the ileS gene encoding isoleucine--tRNA ligase, with translation MANKFTEYKGLNLPVVAEEILNYWEENDIFEKSITSREGAESFVFFEGPPSANGLPGIHHVLARAIKDIFCRYKTLKGYQVKRKAGWDTHGLPVELKVESELNITKEDIGTKVSVNEYNEACKEAVMRYTDIWNDMTRKAGYWVDMEDPYITYKPKYMESVWWLLKQIYDKGLMYKGYTIQPYSPKAGTGLSSHELNQPGTYQDVTDTTVVAQFKAIQETLPATLQSIEGDVHFLAWTTTPWTLPSNTALTVGPKIDYAVVKTYNQYTFEPINVVLAKNLVGKQFAGKKFTQVETLEEVSAYQQDDKKIPYFITSEHKGTDLVGIKYEQLLTYALPYKNAENAFRVISGDFVTTEDGTGIVHTAPTFGADDAKVAKEATPEVPPLLVKDENDNLVPLVDLQGRFRPELGEFGGKYVKNEYYADGEAPEKSIDVELAIKLKTENKAFKVEKYVHSYPNCWRTDKPILYYPLDSWFIKITDVKDRMYDLNQTINWKPKSTGEGRFGNWIAGANDWNLSRSRYWGIPLPIWRTEDGKEELIIGSLAELKAEIQKAMDAGVENKDVYANFEVGNMSEENYDKVDLHKHIVDQITLVSPSGKPMKRESDLIDVWFDSGSMPYAQWHYPFENKELIDNNESYPANFIAEGVDQTRGWFYTLHAIGTMVFDSVAYKNVVSNGLVLDKNGQKMSKRLGNAVDPFTTLDQYGPDATRWYMISNANPWDNLKFDLDGIAEVRRKFFGTLYNTYSFFCLYANIDNFSYSEDEIPVAERPEIDRWILSELHSLIKYVDESYADYEPTKAARAISEFVQENLSNWFVRLSRRRFWKGDYQHDKISAYQTLYTCMLTVAKLGAPIAPFYMDRLYKDLTKATATENFESVHLAEFPKFDESFIDKSLERKMENAQTISSLVLSLRAKEKIKVRQPLQRIMIPVLDAQTKAEITAVSELIKSEVNVKEVELLDDASGILVKQIKPNFKVLGPKFGKDMKAAAGAIMQFGQEEIAEIEKTGKISIEINGKSSTLDIAEVEITSQDIEGWLVANSGGITVALDVTITDELRKEGITRELVNRIQNARKDSGFEVTDKIHVTLQKDEHLVDAINTNLDYLTTETLTDQLDFVDQLDTGTEIAFDEVNTVLFIKKI, from the coding sequence ATGGCTAATAAATTTACAGAGTATAAAGGACTAAACTTACCCGTAGTGGCTGAGGAAATACTCAACTATTGGGAAGAAAACGACATCTTTGAAAAAAGTATCACTTCGCGCGAAGGTGCCGAATCATTCGTGTTTTTTGAAGGACCACCATCCGCAAACGGATTACCAGGAATTCACCACGTATTAGCCAGAGCCATCAAAGATATTTTCTGTCGCTACAAAACGCTCAAAGGATACCAAGTAAAACGGAAAGCAGGTTGGGATACACACGGACTTCCCGTGGAATTGAAAGTGGAATCAGAACTCAATATCACCAAAGAAGACATTGGTACAAAAGTATCTGTAAACGAATACAACGAAGCGTGTAAAGAAGCGGTAATGCGCTACACAGATATCTGGAACGACATGACCAGAAAAGCTGGATATTGGGTAGATATGGAAGATCCATACATTACCTACAAGCCGAAATACATGGAAAGTGTGTGGTGGTTGTTAAAGCAAATCTACGACAAAGGATTGATGTACAAAGGCTACACCATTCAACCCTATTCACCAAAAGCAGGAACAGGATTAAGTTCACACGAATTAAATCAACCTGGAACCTATCAAGATGTTACTGATACAACTGTTGTAGCACAATTCAAAGCGATCCAAGAAACACTACCTGCAACATTGCAAAGCATAGAAGGCGATGTGCATTTTTTGGCGTGGACGACAACTCCTTGGACATTGCCATCAAACACAGCATTAACGGTTGGACCAAAAATTGACTATGCGGTTGTAAAAACATACAATCAATACACGTTTGAACCTATAAATGTAGTATTGGCTAAAAACTTGGTTGGAAAGCAATTTGCGGGTAAAAAATTCACGCAAGTAGAAACCTTAGAAGAAGTTTCAGCCTACCAACAAGACGATAAAAAAATACCTTATTTCATCACAAGTGAACATAAAGGAACCGATTTAGTAGGCATCAAATACGAGCAATTACTCACCTACGCACTTCCTTATAAAAATGCAGAAAATGCGTTTAGAGTAATTTCTGGTGATTTCGTTACCACGGAAGACGGAACTGGAATCGTACACACTGCGCCAACATTTGGTGCCGATGATGCAAAAGTTGCCAAAGAAGCAACACCAGAAGTTCCGCCGCTACTTGTAAAAGATGAAAATGACAATTTGGTGCCTTTAGTAGATTTACAAGGTCGTTTCAGACCAGAACTAGGCGAATTTGGCGGGAAATATGTAAAAAATGAATACTATGCCGATGGCGAAGCTCCCGAAAAATCAATAGATGTCGAATTAGCCATCAAACTAAAAACAGAAAACAAAGCATTTAAAGTTGAAAAATACGTCCACAGTTATCCAAACTGCTGGCGTACCGACAAGCCAATCTTATACTATCCGTTAGATTCGTGGTTTATAAAAATCACAGATGTAAAAGATAGAATGTACGACTTAAACCAAACCATCAACTGGAAACCGAAATCAACAGGTGAAGGCCGTTTCGGTAACTGGATTGCAGGCGCAAACGACTGGAACTTATCGCGATCACGTTATTGGGGAATTCCACTACCAATCTGGCGTACGGAAGACGGTAAAGAAGAATTGATCATTGGCTCGTTGGCAGAATTAAAAGCAGAAATTCAAAAAGCGATGGATGCTGGCGTAGAAAATAAAGACGTATATGCCAATTTTGAAGTCGGCAACATGTCTGAAGAAAACTACGACAAAGTCGATTTGCACAAGCACATCGTAGATCAAATTACACTAGTTTCACCTTCCGGAAAACCGATGAAGCGTGAAAGTGACTTAATTGATGTGTGGTTCGATTCAGGTTCAATGCCGTACGCACAATGGCATTATCCGTTTGAAAACAAAGAACTGATTGACAACAACGAAAGCTATCCTGCAAACTTCATCGCCGAAGGTGTCGATCAAACACGCGGTTGGTTTTATACGTTGCACGCCATAGGTACCATGGTATTTGATTCGGTTGCCTATAAAAATGTAGTTTCCAACGGATTGGTGTTAGACAAAAATGGTCAAAAAATGTCCAAACGTCTCGGAAACGCTGTTGATCCATTTACAACGCTTGATCAATATGGTCCAGATGCCACACGTTGGTACATGATTTCCAATGCAAATCCTTGGGACAATCTAAAATTTGATCTGGATGGAATTGCAGAAGTTCGCCGTAAATTCTTCGGAACGTTATACAATACATATTCATTCTTCTGTCTCTATGCAAACATTGACAATTTCAGCTACAGCGAAGACGAAATTCCAGTAGCCGAACGTCCAGAAATAGATCGTTGGATTCTTTCAGAACTGCATTCACTCATCAAATATGTAGATGAAAGCTATGCAGATTACGAACCGACAAAAGCTGCAAGAGCGATCTCAGAATTTGTGCAAGAAAATTTAAGTAACTGGTTTGTGCGATTAAGCAGAAGAAGATTCTGGAAAGGCGATTATCAACACGACAAAATATCTGCATACCAAACGTTGTATACGTGTATGCTAACCGTTGCAAAACTTGGCGCGCCAATTGCTCCTTTTTATATGGACAGACTTTACAAAGATTTAACCAAAGCAACAGCTACAGAAAACTTTGAAAGTGTACATTTAGCAGAGTTTCCAAAATTTGACGAATCGTTCATTGACAAGTCGCTAGAGCGTAAAATGGAAAACGCACAAACAATATCTTCCTTAGTATTATCGTTAAGAGCTAAAGAAAAGATCAAAGTGCGTCAACCATTACAACGCATTATGATTCCTGTATTAGATGCGCAAACGAAAGCTGAAATTACGGCTGTTTCCGAATTAATCAAGTCGGAAGTAAACGTAAAAGAAGTAGAATTGTTAGACGATGCATCGGGAATATTAGTCAAGCAAATTAAGCCTAATTTTAAGGTGTTAGGACCAAAATTTGGAAAAGACATGAAAGCGGCTGCAGGTGCAATTATGCAGTTTGGACAAGAAGAAATTGCCGAAATTGAAAAAACAGGCAAAATCTCTATAGAAATTAACGGAAAAAGTAGTACATTAGATATAGCAGAAGTGGAAATCACTTCGCAAGATATAGAAGGTTGGTTAGTAGCCAATTCGGGAGGAATTACCGTCGCGTTAGACGTTACCATAACTGATGAATTGCGAAAAGAAGGAATTACAAGAGAACTTGTCAACAGAATTCAAAACGCTCGTAAAGATTCAGGGTTTGAAGTCACGGATAAAATCCATGTAACGCTACAAAAAGATGAACATTTAGTGGATGCAATCAATACTAATTTGGACTATCTCACCACAGAGACACTCACAGACCAATTAGACTTTGTAGATCAACTAGATACCGGTACAGAAATTGCTTTCGATGAAGTAAATACCGTATTGTTTATTAAAAAAATATAG
- a CDS encoding TraR/DksA C4-type zinc finger protein, with product MEETKIRYSDKQLAEFKQIIQDKIDQAQKDLELLKSAYMNDHNNGTDDTSPTFKAFEEGSTTMSKEKNMQLAIRQEKFIRDLKNALIRIENKTYGICRVTGKLINPERLKLVPHATLSIEAKNMQK from the coding sequence ATGGAAGAAACTAAAATTAGATACTCAGACAAGCAGCTTGCAGAATTCAAGCAAATCATACAAGATAAAATTGATCAAGCACAAAAAGATTTAGAACTTTTAAAAAGTGCGTATATGAACGATCACAACAATGGTACAGATGATACTTCGCCTACATTTAAGGCTTTTGAAGAAGGATCAACCACGATGTCGAAAGAAAAAAACATGCAATTAGCCATTCGTCAAGAAAAGTTCATTCGCGATCTTAAAAATGCGCTCATCCGTATTGAAAATAAAACGTATGGAATTTGCAGAGTGACTGGAAAATTGATCAATCCTGAGCGTCTAAAATTAGTGCCACATGCTACATTAAGCATTGAAGCTAAAAACATGCAAAAATAA